The DNA segment TCAGCAGTAAGCGGAGTTGCTTGTGGTTGAGCTGCAGGAGTTATTGCTTTTTTGCGAGACTTTTTCGTGAGTGAAGATTTTATGCGTCGTTCTGGTTTTTGGGCAGAAAGCAACGACGTTCCCATGCCGCATAATATAAGCAGGATTGTGAATGTCGTTGCGATTATGTGTCGTAGACCTTGCATAGTTTACCCCGACCCTATAAATCAAACCGAGCTGGGTGACTGCCAGCACCATGTTGTTCTAGTGATTTTATTTGCTTTAAGATACTACGTTTCTCACGCTTGCGTATAGTATCGAGTGTTGGGGCAAGCGTTTGCTTTTGCCTAAAGAGTTCGAGCTTCTCAGCTTCAATATCTTCTTCTGTTTTCTCAGGTGGTTCGACCCGGGGCAGTTCATTTTCATTATCATATGCTATATATGGCTTGCCCAGGGAATTTAATACTACATTTCTATGAAACTCCGCACCGCCTCGATTTCCTACAACGGAAATCGTTTCGCCAAGGGGGACTTTAAGTACCGCTTGGTAAATCTCTAGGCGATTTTTGTTGGTAGTGATTGGAATACCATTGACAGAAAGGAGGACATCTCCTTGTGTTAATTCAAGTTCCTTACCTAGTGAGCCTGATGTAACTTTACCTATACGGATGCCGGCGCTTCTTCCCTTTTTATAGACTGTTGTAATATCAAGCATCTCAATGAGCTGTGCAAGCGATGGTATAATTTCCTTGAACGCTTGGGGATCAATGATAAAAGTAGAATCTTTAACTTTCTTAATGATGCCATCCCATTGCTCTGCATCGTGAATTTCTGGCCCAAGTTTTGCATCTTCTTTTCTTAGATATAATAATTCTTCTTGCCCGTTTGCTCGAACAAGGAGGGTTCTGTTTCTAAAAATTCTCAGCACACTTGCATCGTCAATTTTGTCACCAATCTTAAAACTTTTTTCTTCCTTTGTACGGTTATTTGCAATAATAGCCCTATTAGTTTCATCTTGGCCGGTGATGATACAACCCTTCAGGGTCAGCTGGAGTGGTTCAACAAATTGCAACGGCTCTGGCTGTGGAATTCTAATTGGCAATGGCTGTGGTGGCGCGGGGAGGGGTGTGACGAAGGATTGTTGTTGTGGTTGAGGAAGTTGTTTGTGGTATGTCAGAAAGATGTCATTGTTATAGATTGATTCAATATCTATTTTGACATCTTCTTTCGTTTGCTCGGTGTAAGAAGTGGGTTCAAGAGAAACCCAACGAGGCGTGCGTTGACGAACTGCTATGAGCACCGTGATTGCCGTCACAAAAAGAATGAGCAATGAACTATTTAAAATCCAAACTGGATGGCGCATTGATACATTCCTCTCGGCAGAGAATCGTCATGTTACAACAAGCATTGTATTCCCTAAAACCGGCTACCACATATTTGACGAATTGACTGTCTAATTCTTACCTGCAACTTTACTTGCTGAGGCCGTTTTTTGTCAAGACAATGCCCAGTTTTAGGGCGATTTTACGCTATTTCTGCTCTATACGTATTGTTTCCATGCTATGGTGTTGGCACTGTCTTTACAATTGTAGTGATAAGATCATCTGTAATGATGTTATCAGCTTCTGCATGATAGGAAAGTGTGATCCTATGTCTCATAACAGGTTTTGCCACTGCCTTTACATCGTCTGGCGTAACAAAATGCCGCTGTTGTATGAATGCATGCGCTTGCGCTGCATGGTAGAGTGCAATTGTTGCACGAGGTGATGCGCCATCTTGTATTGCTTCGGCGAGATTATCCAGTTGATATTTTGTTGGTGTTCGTGTTGCTTCTACAAGTGAAACAATATAATCGACAATATGCTGGTTAACATAAACAGAACGGACGAGTTTTTGTGCAGTAGCAATGTCCGCATGGGAGAGAATATTGGTGATAGATGCAGGATTAAATACGCGCGCTAATATCTCCTTTTCTTGATCTCGACTTGGGTATGTCATATGTAGTTTAAACATGAAGCGATCTATTTGTGCTTCTGGGAGTCGATATGTTCCTTCTTGTTCAAGAGGATTTTGTGTTGCAAATACAAGAAAAGGTGATTCTAGGAGATATGTGTCTGAACCTATGGTCACTTGACGTTCTTGCATGGCT comes from the Candidatus Babeliales bacterium genome and includes:
- a CDS encoding MoxR family ATPase, which gives rise to MDLAFSQEQPQAIKNASITFQQLTHEISRVIVGQHDTILFTMIALLCDGHLLIEGVPGIAKTTLIKTVAQTLGVSFKRLQFTPDLLPADIIGTMIYNQKTNDFETKRGPIFANLILADEINRAPAKAQAALLEAMQERQVTIGSDTYLLESPFLVFATQNPLEQEGTYRLPEAQIDRFMFKLHMTYPSRDQEKEILARVFNPASITNILSHADIATAQKLVRSVYVNQHIVDYIVSLVEATRTPTKYQLDNLAEAIQDGASPRATIALYHAAQAHAFIQQRHFVTPDDVKAVAKPVMRHRITLSYHAEADNIITDDLITTIVKTVPTP